A genomic stretch from Helianthus annuus cultivar XRQ/B chromosome 1, HanXRQr2.0-SUNRISE, whole genome shotgun sequence includes:
- the LOC110935353 gene encoding stem-specific protein TSJT1 has protein sequence MMGVFKNGLVSAPKELNSPSSSFHQHEEDQDQHPLKHFLKSYTNAFSISFGNDVSLALDPSSQVQLPQQRLFCSMDDIYCIFLGGLNNLCTLNKQYGLTKVANEPMFVIQAYKTLRDRGPYPAHSVLKELDGSFGFILYNVMSKTVFVSLGANGEVKLFWGIAADGSVVISDNLVAIKSSCSKSFAPFPTGCMYHTEGGLISFEHPKKKMKAISRVDSEGIMCGATFKVDMYSKTQTMPRVGSEANWATWGV, from the exons ATGATGGGAGTCTTCAAGAATGGGTTGGTGAGTGCACCAAAAGAACTGAATAGCCCATCATCCTCTTTCCATCAACACGAAGAAGATCAAGATCAACATCCCTTGAAGCATTTCTTGAAATCCTACACCAATGCGTTCTCGATTTCGTTCGGAAATGATGTTTCTTTGGCTCTTGATCCTTCTTCTCAGGTCCAGTTACCACAACAAAG GTTGTTTTGTAGCATGGATGACATTTACTGCATATTCTTGGGGGGTTTAAACAACTTGTGCACCCTTAACAAGCAATATGGGTTAACAAAGGTAGCTAATGAACCCATGTTTGTGATACAAGCTTACAAGACCCTCCGAGACCGTGGTCCATATCCGGCTCATTCGGTTCTCAAAGAGCTTGATGGGAGTTTCGGGTTTATACTCTATAATGTCATGTCTAAAACTGTCTTTGTATCACTT GGTGCAAATGGGGAAGTAAAGCTCTTCTGGGGCATAGCAGCTGATGGCTCTGTGGTAATTTCTGACAACTTGGTGGCCATTAAGTCTAGCTGCTCCAAGTCATTTGCTCCCTTCCCAACCG GATGCATGTACCATACAGAAGGAGGGCTGATAAGCTTTGAGCatccaaagaagaagatgaaggcaATTTCAAGGGTTGATAGTGAGGGCATAATGTGTGGTGCCACATTCAAAGTTGATATGTATTCAAAGACCCAAACTATGCCAAGGGTTGGAAGTGAAGCTAATTGGGCTACTTGGGGCGTTTGA